One window from the genome of uncultured Tateyamaria sp. encodes:
- a CDS encoding DUF6280 family protein translates to MKDFVDGTAFNNEQGNRARKLFAAVVLAALDDAIADDKKYGNGPEQIARWARSRDGREVLSCAGIDPNERVVEGLMEFVGKGVRTSVALSREESERRNAAQQAEAA, encoded by the coding sequence ATGAAAGATTTCGTTGACGGCACAGCCTTTAACAATGAACAAGGCAACCGTGCACGTAAACTATTTGCAGCCGTTGTGTTGGCTGCACTCGACGATGCCATCGCCGACGACAAGAAATATGGCAATGGTCCCGAGCAGATTGCCCGCTGGGCACGCTCGCGCGATGGGCGCGAAGTGCTGAGCTGTGCAGGCATCGATCCAAATGAACGGGTCGTGGAAGGGCTTATGGAATTTGTGGGTAAAGGCGTGCGGACATCCGTCGCGCTGAGCCGCGAAGAATCTGAGCGGCGCAATGCCGCACAGCAGGCCGAAGCCGCCTGA
- a CDS encoding TolC family outer membrane protein, with product MISKLTRKFLNTTAVLGALAMGVGGLSAKADTLADALVGAYTHSGLLDQNRALLRAADEDVPIALAALRPIITWTGNITQQLGESTSRGFSGAVSTNAIDSTTIFLELALQWQVYDFGADAARVEATKETVLATRATLLDVEQLLLLQAATAYFNVGRSESLVALSRNNLGLLQEELRAASDRFEVGEVTRTDVSLAEAAVAQARSNLADAQRDLIQAQAEYTNVVGRKPGRLAGLPPLPRTETRVEAAQAVAVRTHPDMEEARRQVSANELLVTAAFKDMLPVVTLNGTLRVTEEFGDPDASETATVGLNVTGPIYQGGQLTALERRAIAVRDASRGNLHNVRHDVQQDVVNAISDFEAARASLVASEQQIRAARVAFQGVREEATLGARTTLDVLDAEQDLLDAETNRISAQADQYIAAYAVLESMGLLTAQRLNLPVQIYDPAAYYNLVKDGPAKQSKQGKQLDRVLRALQVDD from the coding sequence ATGATCAGCAAGTTGACGCGTAAGTTTCTGAACACAACGGCGGTCTTGGGTGCGCTGGCAATGGGCGTTGGGGGCCTGTCGGCAAAGGCCGATACGCTGGCCGACGCATTGGTCGGGGCCTACACCCACAGCGGTCTGCTGGATCAGAACCGCGCGTTGCTGCGCGCCGCGGACGAGGATGTTCCGATTGCTTTGGCCGCCCTGCGGCCGATCATCACTTGGACCGGCAACATCACGCAACAGCTCGGAGAGTCGACCTCGCGTGGTTTCTCGGGGGCCGTCAGCACAAATGCGATTGACAGCACGACGATCTTTCTGGAACTCGCGTTGCAATGGCAAGTCTATGACTTTGGTGCCGACGCGGCCCGGGTCGAAGCGACCAAGGAAACGGTCCTGGCCACCCGCGCGACCCTTCTGGACGTAGAGCAGTTGCTGCTGTTGCAGGCAGCCACGGCATATTTCAACGTCGGACGGTCGGAAAGCCTTGTGGCACTCAGCCGAAACAACCTGGGCCTTCTGCAGGAAGAACTGCGCGCGGCCTCTGACCGCTTTGAAGTTGGCGAAGTGACCCGCACGGATGTGTCATTGGCCGAAGCCGCTGTCGCGCAGGCGCGCAGCAACCTTGCGGATGCCCAGCGTGACCTGATCCAGGCGCAGGCGGAGTATACAAACGTCGTGGGGCGCAAGCCCGGGCGCCTTGCCGGCCTTCCACCGTTGCCGCGCACCGAAACCCGGGTCGAGGCCGCGCAGGCCGTTGCCGTCCGCACGCACCCGGACATGGAAGAGGCGCGACGCCAGGTGTCCGCCAATGAACTGCTGGTGACAGCCGCGTTCAAAGACATGCTGCCAGTTGTCACGCTGAACGGTACGCTGCGTGTGACCGAGGAATTCGGGGATCCGGACGCCAGTGAAACCGCGACTGTCGGGTTGAATGTCACCGGCCCCATCTACCAGGGCGGACAGTTGACGGCGCTGGAGCGTCGGGCCATCGCGGTTCGCGATGCGTCGCGCGGTAACCTGCACAATGTCCGCCATGATGTGCAACAGGATGTTGTTAACGCGATTTCCGATTTCGAGGCGGCGCGCGCCAGCCTTGTTGCATCGGAACAGCAGATCCGTGCGGCCCGTGTCGCGTTCCAGGGCGTGCGCGAAGAGGCGACGCTGGGCGCGCGGACCACGCTGGATGTGCTTGACGCCGAACAGGACCTTTTGGATGCCGAAACCAACCGGATTTCTGCGCAGGCGGATCAGTATATTGCCGCGTATGCAGTTCTGGAATCCATGGGTCTGTTGACAGCACAACGTCTGAACCTGCCGGTCCAGATCTATGATCCGGCTGCATATTACAATCTGGTCAAGGATGGGCCCGCCAAGCAATCCAAGCAGGGCAAGCAACTGGATCGCGTGCTGCGGGCATTGCAGGTAGACGATTAA
- a CDS encoding cobalamin biosynthesis protein CobQ produces MNTPAHLLVGAAVFGKPAHNRILAAAFAGGLLPDLSLYVMAGVSLAVLGIPPSVVFNDLYFSDAWQTVFAIDNSFVVWGGLCALAVWYKSPWAIALTGAALLHVVLDFPLHHDDGRPHFWPATWWVFESPFSYWDRGHGAAWIAPVEAACATAAAVILWQRSLPIWAIPCVLMLLAAEYWVVRQWLFFFASG; encoded by the coding sequence GTGAACACACCTGCGCATCTGCTTGTCGGCGCGGCCGTCTTCGGCAAACCGGCGCATAACCGCATTCTTGCCGCTGCATTTGCAGGGGGGCTGTTGCCCGATTTGTCGCTGTACGTTATGGCGGGTGTGTCGCTTGCCGTGCTGGGCATTCCGCCAAGCGTCGTTTTCAACGACCTGTATTTTTCCGATGCATGGCAAACCGTCTTTGCCATCGACAATTCATTTGTCGTCTGGGGCGGTTTGTGTGCGCTTGCGGTCTGGTACAAATCACCCTGGGCAATTGCCCTGACAGGCGCAGCGCTGTTGCATGTGGTGCTGGATTTTCCGCTGCATCACGATGATGGGCGTCCACATTTCTGGCCGGCGACCTGGTGGGTGTTCGAAAGCCCGTTCAGCTATTGGGATCGGGGACATGGTGCGGCGTGGATCGCACCGGTCGAGGCGGCCTGTGCAACAGCGGCCGCCGTGATCCTGTGGCAACGCAGCTTGCCCATATGGGCCATTCCCTGTGTTCTGATGTTGCTGGCGGCGGAATATTGGGTGGTCCGCCAATGGCTCTTTTTCTTCGCAAGCGGGTAG